The Candidatus Palibaumannia cicadellinicola genomic sequence GATACTAGATTAATTACCAGTAGAAATTATCGAATTCTCACACTGAAGCAAGGAAGAATGTGTAGAGGCATATATGGATTATAAAGTTTACCAACGAGCCCGCCTTAAAAGCAAAAAGCGAAGCTGGTGCTGGAAAGAGCAATGGCGCTATGCCTGGTTGAATACTATTGTGGATATGTGGCGTCAGCCGCTAACGACCTTGTTTACAATCATATTCATTGCCATTTCTTTCACGTTGCCTAGCTTAAGTTACTTAGTATGGAAAAATATCAGTAAGGCAGCAGAGCAGTGGTATCCTACCCCACAGTTGACAGCATATCTAGATAAGGAGCTAGATGACGATGCGGCGATTAAGATTATCGAAAGACTCAAACAAGAATCTGGTGTCTATAAAGTTAACTATCTGTCGCGGGAAGAAGCAATGGACGAGTTTAGTCACTGGTCTGGTTTTAGCAACGCGATTAACATGCTAGAAGATAACCCTTTACCAGCAGTAGCTATTATCACACCCAAGCTTAGTTTTCAACAGGCTGAAATATTAAAGAAGCTGTGCGATAAGCTTGCTGGGTTTAAGGGTATTTATGAAGTACGAATGGATGATAGCTGGTTTACTCGCTTAGCAGCATTCACAGATCTCATAAGTCAAATATCAGTAGTAATTAGCATATTAATGATAGTTACTACTTTTTTGGTAATAGGCAATAGTATCCGTATTAGTATTTTCAACCGGCGTAATACGATCAACGTGATGAAGTTTATTGGTGCGGCTGATAGCTTTATCTTGTGGCCTTTTCTCAACAGTGGAGTACTACTAGGGGTAATAGGAGCAATATTATCTGTAATCTTTTCTACTAC encodes the following:
- the ftsX gene encoding permease-like cell division protein FtsX; translated protein: MDYKVYQRARLKSKKRSWCWKEQWRYAWLNTIVDMWRQPLTTLFTIIFIAISFTLPSLSYLVWKNISKAAEQWYPTPQLTAYLDKELDDDAAIKIIERLKQESGVYKVNYLSREEAMDEFSHWSGFSNAINMLEDNPLPAVAIITPKLSFQQAEILKKLCDKLAGFKGIYEVRMDDSWFTRLAAFTDLISQISVVISILMIVTTFLVIGNSIRISIFNRRNTINVMKFIGAADSFILWPFLNSGVLLGVIGAILSVIFSTTLEWQLNSVVAKVAAVFGTTFVLYGLSWDEVVLLLLLSAIMGWLAAWLATIQHLRHFTPD